GCTGCTGATTTTTATGGCTACGGCGCCGATCATTACGCAAAGCGTGGAAGTTGACCTGCCGGACGCAACAGATTCGAAAACTGTCTCCAGCGACGATAATCCGCCAGTGATTGTAGAAGTGGCGGGCGTGGGGCAGTACAGCCTGGTGGTCGATCATAACCGGATGGAGCAGCTTCCGGCTGAGCAAGTCGTCGCCGAAGCGCAGCGCCGTATCGAGGCGAATCCGAAGACGGTGTTCCTGATCGGCGGGGCGAAAGATGTGCCTTACGATGAGATCATCAAGGCACTGAACTTGCTGCATCAGGCAGGCGTTAAGTCTGTTGGATTAATGACGCAGCCGATTTAATTCATTCGAACCGTTTTTGGGAACCGAGAGTGTCGAAGGCAACCGAGCAAGACGTTAAGTTAAAACGAGCGATCATCTTTTCAGTCATCCTGCATATCATTTTGATTGGGCTGCTGATCTGGAGCTCGTTTGACGAACACATCGACGTCAGCAGTAGCGGCGGTGGCGGAGGCGATATCGATGCCGTCATGGTCGACCCTGGTGCGGTGGTGGATCAATATAATCGTCAACAGAATCAGCAAAGCGACAGCAATCGCGCGGATAACCAGCGTAAAAAGCAGGCGCAACAGCAGGCAGAAGAGCTTCAGCAGAAGCAGGCCGCCGAGCAGCAGCGTCTGAAAGAGCTGGAAAAAGAGCGTCTGCAGGCTCAGCAGGATGCGAAGCAGCAGGCCGCCGAGCAGGCAGCGGAGCAGAAGAAAGCGCAGGATGCTGCAAAGCAGGCGCAGGAAGAGCAGAAGCAGGCCGAAGCGGCCGCAGCCAAAGCGAAGTCTGACGCTAAAGCGCAGGCTGAAGCTCAGGCAAAATCTGACGCCAAAGCTCAGGCTGATGCGCAAGCCAAATCCGCTGCTGAAGCCCAGAAAAAAGCCGAAGCAGAAGCCAAACAGGCTGCTGCGGACGCACAGAAAAAAGCGGAAGCAGAGGCGAAAAAAGTCGCTGCTGAAGCGAAGAAACAAGCTGATGCCGAGGCAAAACAGGCCGCAGCCGAGGCCGCTAAAGTAAAAGCTACCGCGGATGCAAAAGCCAAAGCCGCTGCTGACGCTAAGGCTAAGGCCGCCGAGGACGCGAAAGCGGCTCAGGAAGCGAAAGAAAAGGCCGCTGAAGAGGCGAAAGCCAAAGCAGAGGCCAGCGCTAAAGCGAAAGCGGATGCTGCCGCCAAGGCCAAAGCCGATGCTGCCGCAAAAGCCAAAGCCGCGGCGGATGCCAAGAAAAAAGCTGCGGCTGACGCGGCTAAAGAAACCAGCGATGTTGACGATTTACTGGGTGGACTCAGCTCCGGCAAAAACGCGCCAAAGCAGGGGAAATCCGGTGGTGCAGCAGCAGGGCAGGGGAACCAGAAAAAAGCCGGGGCATCGGGTGCGGCCATCGACAGTTATCTGGGCCAGGTTCAGGGTGCAATCCAGAGTAAGTTCTATGATTCGGATCTGTACAAAGGCAAAACCTGTGATGTTCGCATCAAACTGGCTCCCGATGGCTTGTTAGTCTCGGCAGTTCAGGCGGGTGGCGATCCTGCACTATGTCAGGCTGCAATCAACGCAGCCCGCATGGCAAGGATCCCTAAGCCGCCAAGCGCAGATGTGTACCAGGCAGTTAAAGACGCAACGTTAGAATTCAAGCCATAAGAATTCGGTAACATCCGGCATGTTGAACTAAGGTCAACATGCCGTACTCTATACAGGCACTTTTGGTTGGTTGAAACATTGCTGGTTATCGTGGACATTGCGTTCAGGTAAGGGAGAGAAGATGAAGCAGGCATTCCGTGTAGCACTGAGTTTTTTACTGCTGTTTGTCGCTGTGGCGCATGCAGAAGTTCGCATTGAGATCACCCAGGGCGTCAACACCGCGCGTCCTATCGGTGTGGTGCCGTTTAAATGGGAAGGCCCTGGCGCTGCCCCGGAAGATGTAGGTGGCATCGTTGCTGCTGACTTACGCAACAGCGGTAAATTTAATCCGCTGGATCGCGCACGCCTGCCTCAGCAGCCGACCACAGCAGCCGAAGTGCAGCCTGCTGCCTGGACCGCGCTGGGGATCGATGCGGTAGTGGTAGGTAAAGTTCAGCCGGGTGCCGATGGCAGCTATCTGGTCTCTTACCAGCTGGTGGATACCTCCGGGAATCCGGGCGCTGTGCTGGCACAAAACCAGTATAAAGTGACTAAGCAGTGGTTACGTTACGCGGCCCATACCGCCAGCGATGAAGCTTTTGAAAAACTGACCGGTATTAAAGGCGCGTTCCGTACCCGTCTTGCTTATGTCGTGCAGACTAACGGCGGCCAGTTCCCGTATGAACTGCGCGTCTCTGATTACGATGGTTACAACCAGAACACCGTGCACCGTTCACCTCAGCCGCTGATGTCTCCGGCCTGGTCTAAAGATGGTAGCAAACTGGCTTATGTGACCTTTGAAAGCGGTAAGTCTGCCCTGGTTATCCAGACGCTGGCTAATGGCGCGATCAAGCAGGTGGCCTCTTTCCCTCGTCACAATGGTGCCCCATCGTTCTCACCTGACGGGACTAAACTGGCTTTCACCCTGTCAAAAACCGGCAGTATGAATCTGTATGTGATGGATCTTGCCTCTGGTCAGATTCGTCAAATTACCGACGGTCGTTATAACAATACAGAACCAACCTGGTTCCCGGACAGCCAGACGCTGGCCTACACCTCAGATCAGGCTGGTCGTCCACAAATTTATAAAATCAGCGTTAACGGCGGTTCAGCGCAGCGTCTGACCTGGGAAGGTTCTCAGAATCAGAATGCCGACGTCAGCACTGATGGTAAATCTCTGGTGATGGTGAGCACCAACGGTGGTGCACAACACATCGCCAGACAGGATCTGGTAACGGGAGCCGTTCAGCAATTAACGGACACGTTCCTGGATGAAACGCCAAGCCTCGCACCCAATGGCATCATGGTAATCTACAGCTCCACACAGGGCATGGGTTCCGTATTGCAGCTGGTGTCGACAGATGGGCGTTTCAAAGCGCGTCTTCCGGCTACTGATGGACAGGTAAAATCACCTGCCTGGTCGCCGTATATGTGATGCATATGAAAATATGTATGGCTAACAATAATAGGATTGTAGAAATGCAACTGAACAAAGTGCTGAAAGGCTTACTGCTGGCACTGCCAGTAATCGCAGTGGCTGCTTGTAGCTCACACAAAAATAACGACAACGACCAGACCAACGGTAACGGTATGGGCGATGGCGCAAACAGCGGCATGAACAGCGGTAACATGTCATCTGACGAGCAGGCTCGCCTGCAGATGCAGGAACTGCAGAAAAACAACATCGTTTACTTCGGTCTGGACAAGTATGAGATCCAGTCTGAATTTGCTCAGATGCTGGATGCGCACGCAACTTTCCTGCGTAACAACCCATCATACAAAGTGACCATCGAAGGTCATGCGGATGAGCGCGGTACACCAGAATACAACATCGCCCTGGGCGAACGTCGTGCTTCTGCTGTTAAAATGTACCTGCAGGGTAAAGGTGTTTCTGCTGACCAGATCTCTATCGTTTCTTACGGTAAAGAGAAGCCAGCTGTACTGGGTCACGACGAATCAGCGTATGCTAAAAACCGTCGTGCCGTACTGGTATACTAAGAGAATCACATGATTAGTAACTTCAGACTTCACTTGTTGAGTCTGTCGTTACTGGTTGGCGTAGCGGCCCCCTGGGCCGCTAATGCCCAGGCGTCAATCAGTAACGTTGGCTCAGGCTCGGTCGAAGACCGCGTCACGACTCTTGAGCGTATCTCTAATGCTCAGGGGCAACTTCTTCAGCAAGTTCAGCAACAGCTCTCCGACACACAGCGCGATATCGACTCACTCCGTGGACAGATTCAGGAAAATCAGTATCAGCTGAATCAAATCACTGAGCGTCAGAAAAACCTCTATCAGCAGCTCGACACGCTGAGCAGCAGTAATACGCAGGCTCAGGGCGCTTCTGGTGATGCTGCAGCGGCTGCGGGTGGTGCGGGTGCAGATAATGCTGCCGGTGGCAACAATGCCTCTGCAGGCGCCTCTGCGGCCCCTGTACAGAGCGGTGATGCTAATACCGACTACAATGCGGCGGTTGCGCTGGTTCTGGAGAAAAAACAGAACGAGCAGGCGATTGCCGCATTTCAGGCTTTTGTGAAGAAATATCCGGATTCAACCTATCAGCCTAACGCCAATTACTGGCTGGGTCAGTTGAATTACAACAAAGGCAAAAAAGACGACGCGGCATATTATTTTGCCACCGTGGTCAAGAACTACCCGAAGTCACCAAAGAGCGCGGACGCGTTGTATAAGGTTGGGGTGATCATGCAGGAGAAGGGCGATACAGCGAAAGCCAAAGCCGTTTACCAGCAGGTGTCCAAACTTTATCCAAACACCGATGCTGCGAAAAATGCTGCAAAACGGGCTGCATCGCTGTAAGTGACAAGCTTTGACCAGATAATGCCGTATTTATGGTCGTAGCGAACGAAAGGTAGTCAGTTGAACGGGTTATCTGAAAATAGTGGTTGCGCTGAATCGGTAAATCAGTAATATATGCCGCCGTTGCAGGGACATATGTGAAAACGTTCTGGCAGCGCAAAAGTGGGTCGTTAGCTCAGTTGGTAGAGCAGTTGACTTTTAATCAATTGGTCGCAGGTTCGAATCCTGCACGACCCACCACTTTAAAGATTTACCAAGTTCGAAACATTACTTTTATAAGTAGTGCAGCAGTAACCGCTCGATGCGGGTCGTTAGCTCAGTTGGTAGAGCAGTTGACTTTTAATCAATTGGTCGCAGGTTCGAATCCTGCACGACCCACCACTTTATCGTGGTATCCGTTGTAAAGCGTGAAGGATTCAGCTTTTAAAGAGAATCATTTCTCCGCAACTTGCATTGAAGCATTACCGCGAAAGCGGG
This genomic window from Erwinia sp. E_sp_B01_1 contains:
- the tolR gene encoding colicin uptake protein TolR → MAIRRGRGNRREMKSEINIVPLLDVLLVLLLIFMATAPIITQSVEVDLPDATDSKTVSSDDNPPVIVEVAGVGQYSLVVDHNRMEQLPAEQVVAEAQRRIEANPKTVFLIGGAKDVPYDEIIKALNLLHQAGVKSVGLMTQPI
- the tolA gene encoding cell envelope integrity protein TolA; translated protein: MSKATEQDVKLKRAIIFSVILHIILIGLLIWSSFDEHIDVSSSGGGGGDIDAVMVDPGAVVDQYNRQQNQQSDSNRADNQRKKQAQQQAEELQQKQAAEQQRLKELEKERLQAQQDAKQQAAEQAAEQKKAQDAAKQAQEEQKQAEAAAAKAKSDAKAQAEAQAKSDAKAQADAQAKSAAEAQKKAEAEAKQAAADAQKKAEAEAKKVAAEAKKQADAEAKQAAAEAAKVKATADAKAKAAADAKAKAAEDAKAAQEAKEKAAEEAKAKAEASAKAKADAAAKAKADAAAKAKAAADAKKKAAADAAKETSDVDDLLGGLSSGKNAPKQGKSGGAAAGQGNQKKAGASGAAIDSYLGQVQGAIQSKFYDSDLYKGKTCDVRIKLAPDGLLVSAVQAGGDPALCQAAINAARMARIPKPPSADVYQAVKDATLEFKP
- the tolB gene encoding Tol-Pal system beta propeller repeat protein TolB, translated to MKQAFRVALSFLLLFVAVAHAEVRIEITQGVNTARPIGVVPFKWEGPGAAPEDVGGIVAADLRNSGKFNPLDRARLPQQPTTAAEVQPAAWTALGIDAVVVGKVQPGADGSYLVSYQLVDTSGNPGAVLAQNQYKVTKQWLRYAAHTASDEAFEKLTGIKGAFRTRLAYVVQTNGGQFPYELRVSDYDGYNQNTVHRSPQPLMSPAWSKDGSKLAYVTFESGKSALVIQTLANGAIKQVASFPRHNGAPSFSPDGTKLAFTLSKTGSMNLYVMDLASGQIRQITDGRYNNTEPTWFPDSQTLAYTSDQAGRPQIYKISVNGGSAQRLTWEGSQNQNADVSTDGKSLVMVSTNGGAQHIARQDLVTGAVQQLTDTFLDETPSLAPNGIMVIYSSTQGMGSVLQLVSTDGRFKARLPATDGQVKSPAWSPYM
- the pal gene encoding peptidoglycan-associated lipoprotein Pal, producing MQLNKVLKGLLLALPVIAVAACSSHKNNDNDQTNGNGMGDGANSGMNSGNMSSDEQARLQMQELQKNNIVYFGLDKYEIQSEFAQMLDAHATFLRNNPSYKVTIEGHADERGTPEYNIALGERRASAVKMYLQGKGVSADQISIVSYGKEKPAVLGHDESAYAKNRRAVLVY
- the cpoB gene encoding cell division protein CpoB; its protein translation is MISNFRLHLLSLSLLVGVAAPWAANAQASISNVGSGSVEDRVTTLERISNAQGQLLQQVQQQLSDTQRDIDSLRGQIQENQYQLNQITERQKNLYQQLDTLSSSNTQAQGASGDAAAAAGGAGADNAAGGNNASAGASAAPVQSGDANTDYNAAVALVLEKKQNEQAIAAFQAFVKKYPDSTYQPNANYWLGQLNYNKGKKDDAAYYFATVVKNYPKSPKSADALYKVGVIMQEKGDTAKAKAVYQQVSKLYPNTDAAKNAAKRAASL